The proteins below are encoded in one region of Sander lucioperca isolate FBNREF2018 chromosome 11, SLUC_FBN_1.2, whole genome shotgun sequence:
- the LOC116063413 gene encoding claudin-18-like: MAATLCQVMGLLLSLLGVAGIIAATGMDQWATEDLFDNPVTAIFSYSGLWNSCVRQSSGFTECRPYFTILGLPALLQAVRALMIVGIVLGAIGCLIGIFSMKCLKMGNMEDNIKATMTLTSGIMFLLAGVCGIAGVSAFANLIVQSFRFTTFADGGFSSFGGAGIGGLSGNLTPRYTFGPALFVGWIGGAILVVGGVMMCLACRGMTPDRNTAYDGMAYKAASHHTIYKSDTRPRPAINDSYKAQSMEGRQSNQRFDYV, from the exons ATGGCAGCCACTCTCTGTCAAGTAATGGGCTTGCTTTTGAGTTTGTTAGGGGTGGCAGGAATAATCGCAGCGACGGGGATGGACCAGTGGGCAACCGAAGACCTCTTTGATAACCCTGTGACGGCCATTTTCTCCTACTCAGGCCTGTGGAATTCATGCGTCCGCCAGAGCTCCGGCTTCACAGAGTGCCGACCGTATTTCACCATTCTGGGACTGCCAG CTCTGCTCCAAGCAGTGCGGGCCCTGATGATTGTTGGTATTGTTCTCGGAGCCATCGGCTGCCTGATCGGCATCTTTTCAATGAAGTGCTTGAAAATGGGGAACATGGAGGACAACATCAAAGCCACAATGACTCTGACTTCTGGAATCATGTTTCTTCTTGCAG GTGTGTGTGGCATTGCTGGGGTGTCGGCCTTTGCTAACTTGATTGTGCAAAGTTTTCGGTTCACAACCTTCGCCGATGGTGGGTTCAGCTCGTTTGGAGGAGCGGGTATTGGTGGACTCTCAGGAAATCTGACTCCAAG GTACACTTTTGGCCCTGCTCTTTTCGTGGGCTGGATCGGCGGAGCTATCTTGGTCGTTGGAGGCGTCATGATGTGTCTGGCCTGCCGTGGAATGACTCCAGATAGAAACACAGC GTACGACGGGATGGCCTACAAAGCTGCTTCTCACCACACTATCTACAAGTCGGACACCAGACCCCGTCCAGCCATCAATGACTCCTACAAGGCTCAGAGTATGGAGGGAAGGCAGTCCAACCAGAGATTTGACTACGTGTAG